The Octopus sinensis linkage group LG19, ASM634580v1, whole genome shotgun sequence genome contains a region encoding:
- the LOC115222314 gene encoding uncharacterized protein LOC115222314, giving the protein MKNLVSLILLHGKGLIEKETDYITNFKCKPSFFYGLRKIHKSKIINEACKQSTGKYINIQTPEDLTLRSIVAGPACETHRLSNSLDILLKPLLKYIKSFIRDDLDMLEHIPKTINKEAVLVTLDIINLYTNIPHDYGMKAIKFWLEKYPEVLPERINQTFMIESLKCILQNNYFLFDDTYYRQKCGIAMDESSSCSCESNNWLF; this is encoded by the coding sequence atGAAAAATCTTGTATCCTTAATTCTCCTACATGGAAAAGGCCtgatagaaaaagaaacagactacATCACGAACTTCAAATGTAAACCCAGTTTTTTTTATGGCCTCCGTAAAATACACAAGAGCAAGATAATCAATGAAGCCTGCAAACAATCAAcaggcaaatatataaacatccaaaCGCCAGAAGACTTGACTTTAAGATCCATTGTAGCTGGACCAGCCTGTGAAACCCACCGACTGAGCAattctctagacatcctactgaaacccttgctgaaatacatcaaaagctTCATTAGGGATGATTTAGACATGTTAGAACACATACCAAAAACGATTAATAAAGAAGCAGTATTGGTCACCCTCGATATTATCAATCTTTACACCAACATCCCCCATGACTATGGAATGAAAGCAATtaaattctggttggaaaagtACCCCGAAGTCCTCCCAGAACGCATAAACCAGACCTTTATGATTGAATCCTTAAAAtgtatacttcagaacaattatttcctgtTTGATGACACATACTATCGTCAGAAATGCGGAATTGCGATGGACGAAAGCAGCTCCTGTTCTTGCGAATCTAATAATTGGctattttga